Proteins encoded in a region of the Falco rusticolus isolate bFalRus1 chromosome 12, bFalRus1.pri, whole genome shotgun sequence genome:
- the MRPL33 gene encoding 39S ribosomal protein L33, mitochondrial isoform X2 has protein sequence MAKSKSKYVLVRMKSAAETGFCFNIRRLRLQEKLVLLRYDPIAKQRVLFTEKRKIRSI, from the exons GTATGTCCTGGTGAGGATGAAAAGTGCGGCTGAGACAGGCTTCTGTTTCAACATCAGGAGACTCCGACTGCAGGAAAAACTGGTCTTGCTGAGATACGATCCCATCG CAAAACAACGTGTCCTCttcacagagaagagaaaaatccgCTCTATCTGA